A genome region from Setaria italica strain Yugu1 chromosome III, Setaria_italica_v2.0, whole genome shotgun sequence includes the following:
- the LOC101781579 gene encoding protein ACCELERATED CELL DEATH 6: MASINEEEAPSSPNAPTVAMDAKLMVAADRGDVKKLKGLLNKEDAMAMVVVTAATSKKPSKEDQFPAGRINPLLLASACVGSWKALNFLLEREDAKKAPMVAPTQDFLELLAGGSGTKGRSVVSAAGDVEEGVDHEPAPPAAGALLKGVTPDGDTTLHAVASNGDNGDDFLKYAGIICDRDRDLLFAKNHMGDTPLHCAVRAGSSKMVSRLIALAEHEGAEGKLKLLRMENERHETALHEAVRIEGGRILDDQETLYAVLTDEDIRSPGHKGDADGGGAPEEKNMVRLLMDSDPELANYPAKGISPLCLAILLEKDTIAVTLYEKSGGNLSYSGPDGQNALHVAVLQATSTNTVMVKVLLRWNRSLPTQGDKHGSTPLHFASSLHCPFGFFWYPHWTRNYWRTRISNIVAKVFKANPAALYQADNSGLFPIHVAASIGTVEFFLRKSPSSAGLRNAKGRTFLHVAVEKRRWEIVSFVCQTPSAEWILNMQDKDGNTALHLAIKSRMLMMCSALLGNKKVHLHLSNVKGHTPLDLSRSNLPRGMYYALTAESRIHMALKLFGAKHSGLRCDHIEQKYRRPLNQKEKKKQSNLIKDTTQMFIVVAILIATVAFGATFAIPGGYKADDHLNGGTPTLAGRYIFDAYMMANTLAFVCSTVATLALVISGSTMVDLGTRQWNLNAAVFMLSSSVTSMTVAFALAAYMVLAPVARSTAIAIFMISPLPVLYRNVEKIFKWGFLARARLVRMGPIPTILNFFAVVVIQMILMDLWPLIATFAWAAFARIHH; encoded by the exons ATGGCAAGCATCAATGAAGAAGAAGCTCCTAGTTCTCCAAATGCTCCGACAGTAGCCATGGACGCCAAGCTGATGGTGGCCGCAGACCGTGGCGATGTCAAGAAGTTGAAGGGTCTGCTGAACAAGGAGGATGCCATGGCGATGGTTGtggtgacggcggcgacgagcaagAAGCCTTCCAAGGAGGACCAGTTCCCTGCTGGCCGCATCAATCCCCTCCTGCTGGCATCTGCGTGCGTTGGCTCCTGGAAGGCACTGAACTTCCTTCTCGAGAGGGAAGACGCAAAGAAGGCACCAATGGTGGCTCCTACTCAAGATTTCCTTGAGTTGCTAGCAGGAGGCAGCGGCACCAAGGGAAGAAGTGTGGTGTCAGCTGCTGGTGATGTAGAAGAGGGCGTTGACCACGAGCCTGCTCCGCCTGCAGCAGGAGCACTTCTCAAGGGCGTCACTCCAGATGGGGACACGACACTACATGCAGTTGCCAGCAATGGAGACAACGGCGATGATTTCTTGAAGTATGCTGGCATCATCTGTGATCGGGACAGGGACCTCCTGTTTGCGAAGAATCACATGGGCGACACACCATTGCATTGTGCTGTCCGTGCTGGGAGCTCCAAAATGGTTTCTCGTCTCATTGCTCTAGCTGAACATGAGGGTGCCGAAGGGAAGCTCAAGCTCTTGAGAATGGAGAACGAGCGTCACGAGACGGCACTGCATGAGGCTGTCCGGATTGAAGGTGGTAGAATTCTGGATGATCAGGAGACACTTTATGCTGTCCTAACTGATGAAGACATTAGAAGCCCGGGTCATAAGGGTGATGCTGACGGCGGCGGTGCACCAGAAGAGAAGAATATGGTCAGGCTGCTAATGGATTCTGATCCCGAATTGGCTAATTATCCTGCCAAAGGCATTTCGCCTTTGTGCCTAGCCATCTTGCTGGAGAAGGATACCATTGCAGTCACTCTTTATGAAAAGAGTGGCGGCAATCTCTCCTACTCTGGACCAGATGGACAAAATGCATTGCATGTTGCGGTTCTCCAAGCTACTAGTACAAACACAG TGATGGTAAAAGTACTACTTAGATGGAACAGGAGCCTTCCTACACAAGGGGACAAACATGGGAGTACGCCTCTTCACTTCGCTTCGTCTCTGCACTGTCCATTTGGTTTCTTCTGGTACCCTCATTGGACTCGTAATTATTGGCGTACCAGGATTTCCAACATAGTGGCAAAAGTATTTAAAGCTAACCCAGCAGCTCTGTATCAAGCAGACAACAGCGGACTGTTTCCCATACATGTCGCTGCCTCCATAGGTACCGTAGAATTTTTTCTTCGGAAGTCCCCTAGTAGTGCTGGATTGCGCAATGCTAAAGGAAGGACGTTTCTTCATGTTGCCGTTGAGAAAAGAAGATGGGAGATAGTCTCATTTGTTTGTCAGACTCCATCTGCAGAATGGATTTTGAATATGCAGGACAAGGACGGAAACACGGCACTGCACTTAGCTATCAAAAGTAGGATGCTTATGATGTGCAGTGCTCTACTTGGGAATAAGAAAGTGCATCTACATTTATCAAATGTCAAAGGGCATACTCCCCTTGATCTTTCCAGAAGCAATCTTCCTCGGGGCATGTACTATGCTCTG ACCGCTGAAAGCCGGATACATATGGCTCTCAAATTATTTGGTGCAAAGCACAGTGGTCTTCGCTGTGATCACATTGAGCAAAAGTATAGACGTCCTCTGAaccaaaaggagaagaagaaacaaTCAAATTTGATTAAAGATACAACGCAGATGTTTATTGTCGTTGCAATCCTGATAGCAACTGTGGCTTTCGGTGCAACTTTCGCCATTCCTGGAGGTTACAAAGCAGATGATCATTTGAATGGAGGCACACCAACACTTGCTGGGAGGTATATTTTCGACGCATACATGATGGCCAACACGTTGGCTTTTGTTTGCTCCACTGTAGCTACTCTTGCCCTCGTAATATCTGGATCTACTATGGTTGACTTGGGCACCCGGCAATGGAACTTGAATGCAGCTGTTTTTATGTTGTCGAGTTCAGTCACAAGCATGACGGTTGCTTTTGCACTTGCTGCGTATATGGTGCTAGCTCCGGTTGCTCGTAGCACTGCTATTGCGATCTTTATGATTAGCCCTCTCCCTGTGCTATATAGAAATGTGGAGAAAATATTTAAATGGGGTTTTCTTGCACGGGCGCGACTTGTTAGGATGGGACCAATCCCAACAATATTGAATTTTTTCGCAGTGGTGGTCATTCAGATGATACTGATGGATCTTTGGCCCCTCATTGCTACCTTTGCTTGGGCTGCATTTGCAAGGATCCACCACTGA